From the genome of Setaria viridis chromosome 1, Setaria_viridis_v4.0, whole genome shotgun sequence:
ACATTTGTCCAAACTGCTGGCTTTCCTGTGCTATTCATCGCCCTATACCTGTTCCGTTCAAAATCTACACAAACAACCACCGCTAGCCCTGAGACTTCTGTCACCAAAATTACCCTGATATATATTGCCTTGGGGCTCATCATTGCTGCAGATGACTTGATGTATTCCTATGGCCTGTTGTACCTTCCTGTATCAACATATTCGCTCATATGTGCTAGTCAGCTGGCCTTCAATGCTGTCTTCTCATATTTCCTCAATGCCCAAAAGTTCACTGCATTGATTTTCAACTCTGTAATCCTCCTTACCTTTTCTGCCGCACTTCTTGGAGTTGATGAAGATTCTCAGGGTACTAATGGTTTATCGCATGGGAGATACATATTGGGTTTCATGTTGACGCTAGGAGCATCGGCCACATACTCACTGATTCTGTCTTTAATGCAAGTTACATTTGAGAAGGTTATTAAGAGGGAAACTTTCTCAGTCGTGCTGAACATGCAGATATATACAGCATTAGTGGCAACAATAGCTTCTCTTATTGGGTTATTCGCAAGTGGTGAATGGAAGACTTTAAAGGGGGAGATGCATGCCTTCAGCTCAGGGAGGCTGTCCTATGTGATGACACTTCTGTGGACTGCTATATCTTGGCAGATAGCTTCTGTTGGAGTGGTTGGTTTGATCTTTGTGGTGTCATCCCTCTTTTCAAATGTGATAAGCACACTAGCTCTACCCATCATTCCAGTTTTTGCTGTGATTTTCTTCCACGACAAGATGGATGGAGTGAAGATTATTGCTATGTTGTTGGCCATCTGGGGATTTATTTCATATGGCTACCAGATATATGTTAATGACAAGAAAGCTAGGAAGACTTCGGTTAGTGTGGAGTAGAATTCCTAAGTGCTGGTTACATTGTTCTTTGTGCTTCTGCCAATGTAAGTTGTTGGCATTGAGCAAGGTACTAGTTATTGTAGCCAAAAGAAAGCTTTTTTAAGAATCTCATGATCAGAATTCTTAGGTATGTGCCTCTATTAGTTTATTGTCCTATGTATGGTTGTATCATCCCGAAAAATAAGATGATAATATTTTCAGAGGCATATGCTCTCTAAGTTTCTCATCGTCTCTTAAATACTTGCTTGACTTGATTTGTTCTTGTTGCACTTACTAAACCACTGCGATATTGTGGTGCTATTGGTTCAACTCAATTTAGTATTTCGTGGTGGTGGATGCTGGGTACTGTTTATACTACTACCCTTTTGTGAGGGGACTCTGGGTAATGTTGATCTGATACTTGTCGTAGTTTGGGTGGGGAGTTGCTAATGCATGTTGTCAGTTAAGAACTTTAGTACCACTTTGACTTGCATTTATATTTAAAACTCTTGCCTCATGTGATGTAGAATGAAGCCCTTGTGCTGCTTGATCTGAAAACTCATAGGTTGTCATTACTTTGAAACTTTTGACCATAGAAGAATCTGAAAACTCATAGGTTGTCATTACTTTGAAACTTTTGACCATGGAAGAACCCATTGAAGAAATTCCTATTCAACATTTGTTTCCTAGAGCCCTTTAAAGCACAGGCTGAAATATAAGATATGTTTCCCAGCACTCTAACAAAAACCCTCTCCATAAATTTCGAGTTTCCCCTTGTGTGGGTGTCTGGGTGAGGCCTTGGGGATGTTTTCTCAGTCATGCAGCGAGAAAATTCTTCTGCTGTTAATACCAGGGGTGTTCTTTCCCCAGGACCGAGTTTTAAATTTTGAGTTTTATGTTTTGAAATGAATCATGATTCGACCATTGTGTATTGAAACCTTGAAGGCAGTCTGGCCGAGTATGGATAGCATTTGTCACTTCAAGATCTGCATGCTGAGGAAGCAGGCTCATGAATCCTTGTGAACATGTCTGAATCGACATTGTAGCAGGATCCTAAAGA
Proteins encoded in this window:
- the LOC117833501 gene encoding probable purine permease 11 isoform X2 → MVALNIFFLIAGQTASTLLGRFYYNQGGNSKWMSTFVQTAGFPVLFIALYLFRSKSTQTTTASPETSVTKITLIYIALGLIIAADDLMYSYGLLYLPVSTYSLICASQLAFNAVFSYFLNAQKFTALIFNSVILLTFSAALLGVDEDSQGTNGLSHGRYILGFMLTLGASATYSLILSLMQVTFEKVIKRETFSVVLNMQIYTALVATIASLIGLFASGEWKTLKGEMHAFSSGRLSYVMTLLWTAISWQIASVGVVGLIFVVSSLFSNVISTLALPIIPVFAVIFFHDKMDGVKIIAMLLAIWGFISYGYQIYVNDKKARKTSVSVE
- the LOC117833501 gene encoding probable purine permease 11 isoform X1 gives rise to the protein MAGDDGSSGGAGVGGGGSREDEVQIQITGSSKPETSSANETAPQNSPTKHWHWWLMVALNIFFLIAGQTASTLLGRFYYNQGGNSKWMSTFVQTAGFPVLFIALYLFRSKSTQTTTASPETSVTKITLIYIALGLIIAADDLMYSYGLLYLPVSTYSLICASQLAFNAVFSYFLNAQKFTALIFNSVILLTFSAALLGVDEDSQGTNGLSHGRYILGFMLTLGASATYSLILSLMQVTFEKVIKRETFSVVLNMQIYTALVATIASLIGLFASGEWKTLKGEMHAFSSGRLSYVMTLLWTAISWQIASVGVVGLIFVVSSLFSNVISTLALPIIPVFAVIFFHDKMDGVKIIAMLLAIWGFISYGYQIYVNDKKARKTSVSVE